CGACAAAGTCTTAAAACTAGAAAGCTAAACGATTCCAAACTAGAATCTAATTGTATGTTGATTGATTGAATCTGAAACCTGATAAACCCTAATCAAGGaatcgaaaccctaaaccctaaagttaGAAATCGATTTTAAGATTGATATTGCTTGCTTGATTTCTTGCCTACTTGAAGTTTAGGAATGTTAGATTGTTCTTCTTGAAATAATCTAACTAAGAACACAAATACTTAAGGCCTTGAAACCTTAACATAAGGTTGATATGAATTCAAAGATTGGAAACCCTAGGGATTATGAAAAGAAGTAAGATAAGGTAGATTGTTTTACATGAAACCGAACGATATTGTAATGCATTCACAATTGATCGACCAGCATATAGATCATACAATTTAGGTTGTTAGAAAAACTATAGAACCGTGAGGTTCATGATTGATAGCACCATGGTCGTATAGAATTGTTTGAACATCATGAATGCGAAGACATGTTGTGGCCGAGCTTGTTAAATGCGGCCACGTGATCATATTGTGAACCTAATACATTACATGATAATATGATTCAGATGTCGAAAATAGCAAACAGAGACTATGCAGCCCTCAATCTCTCCGGAGACAACTACTTGCAGTGGGCACTAGACACAAGGATTAGTCTAAAGTCTAAAGGACTCGGTGATACTATCATCGAAGACAACAATGAGAATGAGAAGAACCGATACAGAGCCTTAGGCCTTATGCGGCATCATCTCATTGATGGTCTTAAAGATCAGTACATGACAATCGAGAATCCACTAGATCTTTGGATGGCTTTAAAGAATAGATATGACCACCACAGGATGGTGTTGCTTCCAAAAGCAAGGCATGATTGGATGCATCTAAGATTCTTAGACTATAAGTCGGTGGATGATTACAATTCAGCTCTATTCAAGATTGTCTCAATACTAAAGCTGTGTGGTGAAGAGGTAACCGATAGCATGATGCTTGAAAAGACCTATACAACTTTCAACCACTCGAATTCTGTGTTGCAAGAGCAATACAGGACAAAGGGCTTTGCCACATATACTGATCTGATCTCTTGTCTACTCCTGGCCGAGGCAAACAATGAACTCCTACTGAAGAGTAACGGAGTTAGACCGGCCGGGACAGCACCATTACCCGAAGCTCATGAGGTTGAGAAGAAGGATCCCAATGAGACCTACTTTGTCCAAGACAACAAGAAACCATACGGCAATAGCCGTGGTGGGTTCAAGAGGCGTGGACGTGACAACTCAAACGGCCGAGACGGCTACTCAACCGGCCGGAAAGGAAACCACAATAACCGTGGTCGTGGTTCCAATTACGGCCGGGGTCGAGGCAGCTACGGCCGTGGACGAGGTGGCATATCCAAACCATCTTACACGTCCAACAAGTCTCTATGCCATAGATGCGGAAGTGACAACCATTGGGCAAAGAATTGTAGGACTCCGAAACACTTGTGCGACCTCTACCAAGAGAGCCTCAAGAACAAGAACCCGGAGGCAAACATGATCCAAGAAAACGTCCATGAGGACAAGGGATATGGGTATGATGCTGACCATGAATCCGACAAGGACAATCAAGATGACCTAATGGATTATGAGACATCCGATTGTCTCAAGGACTAGTTTTCGAATCACATTGTCTTATTGCTTTATGTttttgatttggtgtttttattttatgtaatggAATTTTTAATAAGAAGAGTTTTTAAACATCTTATGAAGTCTCTAaagtttagaaattttatttatagaatgaATGATGAGATGAGTATACTTGTGGTGGATAGTGGCACAAGTCATACAATACTTAGAGACAAGAGGTACTTTATAAATCTCATAATGCAAAATGCAAAGGTACATACCATTGCGGGTGAGGCTAGCCTGATTGAAGGTCACGGCCAAGCCTATGTGATGATGCCTAAGGGCACTCACCTAGAAATCAAAACTGCCTTGTATTCCCCAAGCTCTAGAAGAAGCTTATTGAGTTTCAAGGACATAAGGTTAAACGGTTTTCACCTTGAAACATGggaagaaggaaacaaagaGTTCCTTAACATAATTTTGATCACCAAAGGCAATAGAAAGGTCCTAGAGACTATACCCGCAATGTCTACTGGTCTATACTATGCAAGGATCAGTATGATCGAGGCAAATGCCTCCGAGCTATTCACTTTATGGCATAACCGGCTTGGCCATCCCGGAACAAGCATGATGCGAAAGTTGATAATGAATTCACAAGGGCACATGATCAAAGGAGTTATCCCATATAAAAATCTCACATGTGCAGCATGTGCACAAGGGAAACTCATTACCAGGCCATCACCAGCCAAGGTTAACAAAGAAACCTTAAACTTTCTGGAAAGGATTCAAGGAGATATATGCGGACCAATACACCCACCTTGTGGGACGTTTAGATACTTCATGGTCCTCATTGATGCATCGACCAGATGGTCGCATGTCTGCCTACTATCCACTAGGAACCTAGCCTTTGCACGTCTCCTTGCCCAAATGATAAGGCTGAGAGCACACTTTCCAGATTTTCCTCTTAAGACTATACGTCTAGACAATGCTGGTGAGTTTACGTCCCAAGCGTTTAATGAATATTGCATGTCCATGGGGGTAAGAATAGAGCACTCCGTGGCACATGTACATACACAGAACGGCTTGGCCGAATCATTCATTAAACGTATCCAGCTGATAGCCCGGCCACTGCTTATGAAGTCTCAACTTCCGGTATCAGCATGGGGACATGCGGTTTTACATGCATCTGAACTGATTCGCATCAGGCCATCTAGTGAGCATAGATATTCACCATCCCAACTACTTAGGGGTCATGAGCCAGACGTGTCCCACATCAAGACATTCGGATGTGCCGTCTACGTTCCAATTGCTCCACCACAGAGAACTAAGATGGGACCACAAAGGAGGATGGGAATATACGTAGGATATGACTCCCCAAGTATCATCAAGTATCTTGAGCCAACAACCGGTGATTTGTTTAAGGCCAGATACGAAGACTCACAATTTGATGAGTCCACATATCCGTCCTTAGGGGGAGATAATAGCCGGTTGATTTCAAAAGATTTAGAATGGTTTAGACCATCAACATCTTGGCAAGATCCTCGGACTAGAGATTGTGATCTAGAAGTCCAAAAGATTATACATCTACAAGAGCTAGCTAATAAGTTGCCAGAAACATTTACTGACCCAAATAGAATGACACTATCACACAACCCGGCTTGTAATGCACCCATAAGACTGAACGTCCAAGATGGACAATGTCAAGTGGCTACAGAGTCTAAGCAACGTTTAAAACGTGGTAGACCAATTGGTTCCAAAGACAAACAGCCTCGGAAGTCCAAGAGAGGTGCTGGATCCGAGAGCATCAAAGAAACCGTCCAGGACATAGATGGACCGGTCGAGCCGACCAGGACGGTCGAGCCATGCGTACCGGCCACACCCGATGATCCGGCCGTTCCTCAAAGTGAGGTCCGGGACGCTGGGCTTCACGGGACACAAGAGCCGGACAATCAAGAGATCTCTATAGACCATGTAATGTCTGGAAAACAATGGAACAGAAAAGATATCAACGTTGATGATTTATTTGCATACAAGGTAGCACTTGAGATCATGGATAAAGATGAGGATCTAGAACCCACGTCCATACAAGAATGCATGCTAAGATCAGATTGGATCAAGTGGAAAGAAGCTATTAACGTGGAGTTAGAATCATTGAGAAAGAGAGGCGTTTTTGGCCCTATAACATTGACACCAAGAGATGTCAAATCAGTGGGATACAAATGGGTCTTTGTAAGGAAGAGAAACGAGAAAGGAGAAGTAGTGAGATACAAAGCACGGCTTGTGGCACAAGGATTCTCCCAAAGACCTGGAATAGATTATGAGGAGACTTACTCCCCTGTGGTGGATGCAACTACACTGAGGTATCTAATCAGTCTGGCAGTGAAAGAAAACATTGACTTACGCCTAATGGATGTAGTAACTGCATACCTATACGGACCACTGGATAACGAGATACACATGAAAGTCCCAGAGGGTATTGAGCTCAAAGACAAGAAAGGTTCTCGAGAACAACATTGCATAAAGTTGAACAAAGCCttatatggtttaaagcaaTCAGGTCGGATGTGGTACAATAGATTATCCGAGTACCTAGTGAAAGAGGGTTATAAGAATGATCCAATAAGTCCATGTATATTCATAAAGAAGTGTGATAGCAAGGGCTACGTGATCATGTCTGTTtatgtggacgacctgaatattATAGGAACCTCTGGAGAGATTTCCCAAACCGTTGAATGTCTAaagaaagaattcgagatgaAAGACTTAGGAAAGACTAAGTTTTGTTTGGGATTACAGTTTGAGTATAAAGAGAATGGCATCCTTGTGCACCAAGAAACATATACGGAAAAGATACTCAAGCAATTCAATATGGACCAGGCTCATCCCCTGTCAAGTCCAATGGTCGTGAGGTCCTTAGACCTTGAGAAGGACCCATTCGGACCTAAGAAGCCGGACGAGGAAGCACTCGGACCGGAAGTGCCTTACCTAAGTGCCATTGGGGCATTGATGTACTTGGCTAGTCATACTAGACCGGACATAAGCTTTGCCGTGAGCTTACTATCAAGGTTTGGTTCATGTCCAACCTTAAGGCACTGGAACGGAGTGAAACATCTGTTCAGGTATCTGCAAGGAACAAAGGATCTCGGTTTGTTCTACACTAACCGGCCAGGAGAGAACATGGTCGGATATGCAGATGCTGGGTACTTATCTGACCCACACCAGGCTAGATCTCAAACGGGATATGTATTCATACATAGTGGAGCCGCAATATGCTGGCGTTCTACCAAGCAAACCTTGGTGGCCACATCATCCAATCATGCCGAGATCATAGCCATGTATGAGGCAAGCCGGGAGCTTGTCTGGTTGAGGAACATGACCGGCCATGTCTTAAAAGAGAGTGGTCTGGCCGTGGGACAAGAGAAGGAGGAGCCAATGATCATCTACGAAGACAATACAGCATGCATTGCTCAGCTCAAGGAAGGATACATCAAGGGAGACAGGACCAAGCACATCCTGCCCAAGTTCTTCTTCACCCACGACTTGCAGAAGGCAAAGGAGGTTCAAGTAGTTCAAGTTCGATCAAGCGACAATTCAGCCGACCTCTTCACCAAGTCTCTGCCTACCTCAACGTTCAGGAAGCTGGTTCATCAGAAAGGGATGCGCCGGCTGAAGGATCTTCAGTGATGCCTTCATCAGGGGGAGTATCAtgcgttgtactctttttcctgtctatggtttccatttttcccaccttgggtttttggttttccTAGGGAGGTTTTAACGAGGCAACATCGTGCATGGTACGAGCCCATATGGTTATAgcatccaagggggagtgttataaaACACATGTGGATTGCTAGTAACCATGTAAAGGAAGAACGGACCGTGTCCAGGCCCAAGACCAAGACGGTGTCCGCACAAGGAGAGAGAGTCGGCCAAAGCATTGGACTGACCTTAGTTTTAGGaagtttccttttctcttcATGTTTATCTATAAGAGGTTTTCCTTTTTACTTTAGGATAAGGATTTGTACTATTTCCTTTTATCCATATCTTGTAATCCCCTATATAAGGGAACACTTTGATTAATGAAATACACACACGATTTCCCCATCTTTTACAACACattttttggcttctcgggtgattttggctgtccgtgggtgattttggcccacatgggctgtctgttcagtacacacggacgtccgtgtgtgtccgtcagcacacacaggacgtccgtggccgtccgtcagcacacacaggacgtccggatgtccatcagtacacatatcagcacgctccgtggactgttcgggtgattttggcccacgtgggctgtctgttcagtacacacaggacgtccgtcagcacacgcaggacgtccgtggctgtccgtgtgtgtccgtgtgtccgtcagtgcacacaggacgtccgtcagcacacacaggacgtccgtcagcacacgcaggacgtccgtcagcacacgcaggacgtccgtggctgtccgtgtgtgtccgtgtgtccgtcagtgcacacaggacgtccgtcagcacacacaggacgtccgtcagcacacgcaggacgtccgtcagcacacgcaggacgtccgtggctgtccgtgtatgtacgtgtgtccgtcagtgcacacaggacgtccgtcagcacacacaggacgtccgtcagcacacgcaggacgtccgtcagcacacgcaggacgtccgtggctgtccgtgtgtgtccgtgtgtccgtcagtgcacacaggacgtccgtcagcacacacaggacgtccgtcagcacacgcaggacgtccgtcagcacacgcaggacgtccgtcagcacacgcaggacgtccgtggctgtccgtgtgtgtccgtcagtacacatatcagcatgctggcccttcccgtggactgatccgtgtactgatccgtgtactgaactcatatcagcatgctgaccacacatatcagcatgctggcccttcccgtggactgatccgtggactgacccgtgtactgatccgtgtactgaactcatatcagcatgctgaccacacatatcagcatgctggcccttcccgtggactgatccgtgtactgatccgtgtactgatccgtgtactgaactcatatcagcatgctgaccacacatatcagcatgctggccacacatatcagcatgctggcccttcccgtggactgtccgtgtactgatccgtgtactgatccgtgtactgaactcatatcagcatgctgaccacacatatcagcatgctggctcttcccgtggactgtccgtgtactgatccgtgtactgatccgtgtactgaactcatatcagcatgctgaccacacatatcagcatgctggcccttcccgtggactgtccgtgtactgattttggacaactgatgcaccatgtcagtacacatatcagcatgctggcccttcccgtggactgatcaccgtgtactgatctggacataagctcgagttttgatggactggactgtccaagtcagtctgattggtccaagtagtacttatgctggctcgactttccatcatccaaccaagtgttaacatttttccttggtatgatcgaggccaagcgtactgatgggcaagcgtactgaagggatgaattaactcttttgggttttaatgctcccgtcaggatgcttttggccgagacttgtgcacatgcgggctgcatttcatcggccaatctgaaatattaggttgagagtgaatttcaccaagtaaaaatctcgaacctccgacgggatcttcttatatacttgaatttttttgggttttttgttttttaacgttttggggaggaacatgtgattggaaagggggagggtcgaatcttagcgacaaagggctgaatctcagtggatcgtggcagcaaggccactctgccacttacaataccccgtcgcgtatttaagtcgtctgcaaaggattctacccgccactcggtggtaattataattcaaggcggtctgaacggcgcttccaccgaacggacttagccaacgacacgtgcctttgggagccgaagctcctactgagggtcggcaatcgggcggcgggcgcatgcgtcgcttctagcccggattctgacttagaggcgttcagtcataatccagcgcacggtagcttcgcgccactggcttttcaaccaagcgcgatgaccaattgtgcgaatcaacggttcctctcgtactaggttgaattactattgcgacgcgggcatcagtagggtaaaactaacctgtctcacgacggtctaaacccagctcacgttccctattggtgggtgaacaatccaacacttggtgaattctgcttcacaatgataggaagagccgacatcgaaggatcaaaaagcaacgtcgctatgaacgcttggctgccacaagccagttatccctgtggtaacttttctgacacctctagcttcaaattccgaaggtctaaaggatcgataggccacgctttcacggttcgtattcgtactgaaaatcagaatcaaacgagcttttacccttttgttccaca
The Brassica rapa cultivar Chiifu-401-42 unplaced genomic scaffold, CAAS_Brap_v3.01 Scaffold0259, whole genome shotgun sequence genome window above contains:
- the LOC117129940 gene encoding uncharacterized protein LOC117129940 — translated: MIQMSKIANRDYAALNLSGDNYLQWALDTRISLKSKGLGDTIIEDNNENEKNRYRALGLMRHHLIDGLKDQYMTIENPLDLWMALKNRYDHHRMVLLPKARHDWMHLRFLDYKSVDDYNSALFKIVSILKLCGEEVTDSMMLEKTYTTFNHSNSVLQEQYRTKGFATYTDLISCLLLAEANNELLLKSNGVRPAGTAPLPEAHEVEKKDPNETYFVQDNKKPYGNSRGGFKRRGRDNSNGRDGYSTGRKGNHNNRGRGSNYGRGRGSYGRGRGGISKPSYTSNKSLCHRCGSDNHWAKNCRTPKHLCDLYQESLKNKNPEANMIQENVHEDKGYGYDADHESDKDNQDDLMDYETSDCLKD